From one Amycolatopsis sp. FDAARGOS 1241 genomic stretch:
- a CDS encoding DUF5667 domain-containing protein, with product MGVPGWFSRERTESERFDRALDPSPVRRDGEFADELAVVAALRSLGEAGSPDAETRERIRAEIEDRLGEPIARRRWRPKMADLVAAGIALVLGLVGLTLLLSRGAVPGEALYSVKRAGEETALGLTFGAEAKARKHLEFAGNRVSELGTMTDASPAAYRTALTDFGSDVRAGVTTLTTLATGGNGRSPLAELATWTRQQEQLLATEQARIPPAARADLTSARGLLTRVQQRTTALVSRLNCYEITTGGSDELGVIPARGACTQQPAQPGGPAPASPAPATPVPAAPGAPVTEPSAPSSDLAVSSTPAAGSPTPAPGVSTTPPVFPPPITAPTSPRLPTPTSPPPPLISVPPLLPGLPPIVIG from the coding sequence GTGGGCGTGCCCGGGTGGTTTTCGCGTGAGCGAACCGAGAGCGAGCGGTTCGACCGCGCCCTCGATCCCTCGCCCGTGCGGCGCGACGGTGAGTTCGCCGACGAGCTGGCCGTGGTGGCCGCCCTGCGCTCCCTGGGCGAAGCGGGCTCGCCGGACGCGGAGACGCGCGAGCGCATCCGGGCGGAAATCGAGGACCGGCTGGGCGAACCCATCGCGCGGCGGCGGTGGAGGCCGAAGATGGCCGACCTTGTGGCCGCCGGCATCGCGCTCGTGCTGGGCCTGGTGGGGCTGACGCTGCTGCTCTCGCGGGGAGCTGTGCCGGGCGAAGCGTTGTACAGCGTGAAGCGCGCGGGCGAGGAAACGGCGCTGGGCCTGACGTTCGGCGCCGAGGCCAAGGCGCGCAAGCACCTCGAATTCGCGGGGAACCGCGTGAGCGAACTGGGGACCATGACGGACGCGTCGCCGGCCGCGTACCGGACCGCGCTCACCGACTTCGGCAGCGACGTCCGGGCCGGCGTGACGACGTTGACAACGTTGGCGACGGGCGGCAACGGGCGCTCACCGCTGGCGGAACTGGCGACCTGGACGCGGCAGCAGGAGCAGCTGCTGGCGACCGAACAGGCACGGATCCCCCCGGCGGCACGCGCCGATCTGACGAGCGCCCGTGGCCTGCTCACGCGGGTGCAGCAGCGCACGACGGCGCTCGTGTCGCGGCTGAACTGCTACGAGATCACCACGGGCGGCTCCGACGAGCTGGGCGTGATCCCGGCGCGCGGCGCCTGCACGCAGCAGCCCGCGCAGCCCGGCGGCCCGGCGCCGGCGAGCCCCGCGCCCGCGACGCCCGTCCCGGCCGCACCCGGTGCGCCGGTGACCGAGCCGTCGGCACCGTCGTCGGACCTGGCCGTGTCCAGCACACCGGCGGCGGGGTCGCCGACGCCGGCCCCCGGCGTGTCGACGACCCCGCCGGTGTTCCCGCCGCCGATCACCGCGCCGACGAGCCCGCGCCTGCCGACACCGACGAGCCCGCCACCGCCGTTGATCTCCGTCCCGCCGCTGCTACCGGGGCTGCCGCCGATCGTCATCGGGTGA